CGTCGCCCGATGGAACGTCGACCGAGTTGACCTCCAAGAATTCAAACCTAAGCGCATTGGAAAGATCGTCTTCTCCTCAAACCCTACTGTCCATAACTATGTTGCCGTGGCTATCTATAGATTTACAGATTGGGAGCTCACCTACACGAAGTCGGGCGATGACAAGTGGAATCTTCTTGAAACGGCATTGACCGAGAACGATCGTCCAAACAAGGACATCGTGCATCATGATGGCAAATTCTACTGTGCAACGCACGAAGGTGCAGTCATAGCTTTTGACCTAAGTGGCGTTAGCCCCTCTGCGACGATGGTTGCCCAGAGTTCAGCACTTGCAAGTATCATCCCCGTGCGTACTTACTATATATACTTAGCATGGTCGAGCACAGGGGAGCTGTTCCTGGTTTTGAAGCTTGCAATCCACTTGGTACTTCCAGCTGATCTGCAAAAATCACAGGATGTCATCGTTCTCAGGTTGCAATATTCCGAGGACCAGCCTAGTTGGGATGTTGTGAAGGACTTGGGGAATATGTCTCTATTGGTGGGCAAGAGCAATTCTATTTCGATTTCTACCGAGGATTTACGAGGAATGCGAGGAAATTGTATCTATCTTACGGAGTTCTTCTCGACGGCGTCCTCTGAATGGATGCTAATTGCGCGTAAAGCTAGAATGTTTGATCTGAGAAAGGGAAGGTGGCAGTGGTTACATTCATCGACAATTTATCTGCCACACACCAGGATAACTCCTGTGTTCTTCCAGCAACCCTTCTGGTTCACACCCTCACTACTGTAAATAAAGAAACCAAGTAGCTTTCTTTTCGCAATTGCTTTTAAGTTCATGAGCAGTGGATGCCTTTTGCTCTTTTGCACTTacaccaagttttgagcttttagAAATTTCATTATGATCTTAACACTCACTGTTAGTAATTTCAACAACTACGCAAAGTGCTATCTGATGAGATAACCATCAGAGatgaatttataaaataatatgaattcCGCAGAAACGCGGCCGATTTCATCAATTATTATAGTTAACAACATCATGTGTTTAATACCTTGTCGTTACTAGGAAAGGACTGCTTCACATGCAAAGAACATTACAAGTAGTTTTTTAAAGCTTTAAATTTTGGTAGAACCGTCTTTACCAGAATCAAGAAACATGTCTGTCATAAGGGCCATTGGGTCATTGTCTAGAGATTACAATTCCAACATAAAAGCAAAAAAACACTTCTGCAAGCAGCTTTGGTCAGAGATCTTAGTAATAAATATAGCCCGAGTTTAGTAGCCATGATGAGCACGCACTGGTGTCGATCATGGTGATGTATAATCTGCTCGTGCAGCTTTCAAGCACTACTAACAGTGGCCTGGAAGCTGCACTTAGAAGAAGCCATCCAGGAGGTTACTCTTGAAATTTCTAGCAAAAGAAGTTGCATGCTACACTCAACTAGATACAAAAGA
This genomic stretch from Musa acuminata AAA Group cultivar baxijiao chromosome BXJ3-9, Cavendish_Baxijiao_AAA, whole genome shotgun sequence harbors:
- the LOC135649111 gene encoding F-box protein At2g05970-like — translated: MHSPDWTSLPPDLLAKISEEFPIPHRARIRATCKDWHSAMVPVISPSPWLFVPDDDGEQHNSTFFSLPDKCTFTYPSLPELCGMTCVGSHAGWFVITDRKRKVNLLNPLTGNHISLPSHVARWNVDRVDLQEFKPKRIGKIVFSSNPTVHNYVAVAIYRFTDWELTYTKSGDDKWNLLETALTENDRPNKDIVHHDGKFYCATHEGAVIAFDLSGVSPSATMVAQSSALASIIPVRTYYIYLAWSSTGELFLVLKLAIHLVLPADLQKSQDVIVLRLQYSEDQPSWDVVKDLGNMSLLVGKSNSISISTEDLRGMRGNCIYLTEFFSTASSEWMLIARKARMFDLRKGRWQWLHSSTIYLPHTRITPVFFQQPFWFTPSLL